A part of bacterium genomic DNA contains:
- the pyrE gene encoding orotate phosphoribosyltransferase — protein sequence MNQHSETIIQEALRLGAIKLSTTKPFRWTSGFQMPIYCDNRKLLRSHQARAAIIAGFSEIINKQQLKPDVIGGIATAGIPHAAILAHALNQPMAYVRAKAKEHGLGNRIEGEINASENVILIEDVISTGGSSLSAVEAVREVRAKCGTVLSIFSYDFPEALNAFREKSCALHAIYTYHDLVAYAVATNYVSAKDGESLNEWRENPYTWGEKHGFPKS from the coding sequence ATGAACCAACACTCTGAGACAATTATTCAAGAAGCATTGCGACTTGGTGCAATTAAGTTAAGCACCACAAAGCCGTTTCGCTGGACTTCTGGATTTCAGATGCCAATTTATTGCGACAACCGCAAGCTCCTGCGCAGTCATCAGGCGCGTGCTGCCATTATCGCTGGATTTTCTGAAATCATTAACAAGCAGCAACTCAAGCCGGATGTGATTGGCGGAATTGCAACTGCCGGCATCCCTCATGCGGCAATTCTTGCGCATGCTTTAAACCAACCAATGGCATACGTACGGGCAAAAGCAAAAGAACACGGCCTGGGTAACCGTATCGAAGGCGAAATCAATGCTAGTGAGAATGTGATTTTGATTGAAGATGTAATTTCAACAGGAGGAAGCTCACTTAGTGCGGTAGAAGCTGTGCGTGAAGTCAGGGCGAAGTGCGGAACAGTGCTGAGTATCTTCAGTTATGATTTTCCCGAGGCGCTAAATGCATTTCGCGAAAAATCTTGCGCCTTACATGCAATTTACACCTATCACGACCTTGTAGCATATGCAGTGGCGACAAATTACGTTTCCGCTAAAGACGGTGAGAGTTTAAACGAGTGGCGGGAAAACCCTTACACCTGGGGTGAAAAGCATGGCTTTCCAAAGTCTTAA
- a CDS encoding quinone-dependent dihydroorotate dehydrogenase: MLYNLVRPILFSIDAERAHYLATNNANRILKVPGLKTLAKCCYKYESPKLEIELFNKKFSNPFGIAAGFDKNANCLELVAALGFGFMEIGSVSALPALGNPKPRLFRLLDDQALINRMGLNNDGAEVIARRLKSKTLPGQFILGINTVKTNDPNILEDKAISDFTTAVRVLAPQADFIVLNVSCPNSGDGRTFEDANALRLLLQAMQDVRGQTPLLVKLSSDLTDSALVAALETCEAMNVDGYVLINTTISRDGLKTSQHQLEAIGRGGLSGAPLFERVKKTISLTYKTIAGKKPIIGVGGVSSAADAYALFKAGASLVEVYTGFVYNGPGYAKALKRGLVKLLDRDGAGSIREIIGRGI, translated from the coding sequence ATGCTCTATAATCTAGTCCGACCGATTCTCTTCTCGATTGACGCCGAGCGGGCGCACTACCTTGCGACTAATAACGCAAACCGCATCTTAAAAGTTCCTGGCCTAAAGACACTTGCTAAATGTTGCTACAAATATGAGTCCCCTAAGTTAGAAATTGAGCTCTTCAACAAAAAGTTTAGTAACCCTTTTGGCATCGCCGCTGGCTTTGACAAGAATGCAAACTGCCTTGAGCTTGTTGCCGCACTCGGGTTTGGCTTCATGGAGATTGGCTCGGTTAGTGCCCTGCCTGCGCTTGGAAATCCTAAGCCACGCTTATTTCGTCTACTCGACGATCAAGCGCTGATTAACCGCATGGGACTAAATAATGACGGGGCTGAAGTTATTGCTCGTCGCTTAAAGAGCAAGACTTTACCCGGTCAATTTATTTTAGGCATCAATACAGTTAAGACAAATGATCCAAACATTCTCGAAGATAAAGCGATTTCCGATTTTACTACTGCAGTCAGAGTTTTAGCGCCGCAGGCTGACTTTATTGTGCTCAATGTGAGCTGTCCAAATTCCGGCGATGGGCGCACATTTGAAGATGCCAATGCCTTGCGCTTACTTTTACAGGCAATGCAAGATGTACGTGGCCAAACGCCACTACTGGTAAAACTTTCTTCAGATTTAACAGATAGTGCGCTGGTTGCGGCACTGGAAACGTGTGAAGCGATGAATGTCGATGGCTACGTTTTAATCAATACAACAATCAGCCGTGATGGCTTAAAAACTTCGCAGCATCAGCTTGAGGCAATTGGACGCGGCGGTCTAAGCGGAGCGCCACTTTTTGAACGTGTGAAGAAAACGATTTCTCTGACCTACAAAACCATTGCCGGCAAGAAACCAATTATTGGCGTTGGCGGAGTCAGTTCAGCAGCAGACGCATATGCACTTTTCAAGGCGGGTGCCAGCTTAGTCGAAGTATACACTGGCTTTGTTTACAATGGACCAGGCTACGCCAAAGCGCTCAAGCGCGGGCTTGTAAAATTACTGGATCGTGACGGAGCTGGATCGATTCGAGAGATTATCGGTCGCGGGATCTAG
- a CDS encoding glycosyltransferase family 2 protein has translation MLNGKRITVVLPAYNAARTLEKTYSEIPRDIIDDVILVDDASHDETFSVAKRLGIPAFRHPINRGYGGNQKTCYTEALRRNAEIVIMLHPDYQYSPKLLVAMAGMIAYGEYDAIIASRILGKGALRGGMPLYKYFFNRCLTFAQNVLMSQKFSEYHTGYRAFRREVLAELPLLENSDDFVFDNEMLAQSLYFGFKVGEISCPTLYAPESSSINFSRSVTYGLGVLGVSWKYFLAKQGFASYELFSREGKRLSLDPATDNLSNRSSSVTIQ, from the coding sequence ATGCTCAATGGAAAACGTATCACTGTTGTGCTTCCAGCATATAACGCTGCGCGCACATTAGAAAAAACTTATTCAGAAATTCCCCGCGACATCATCGATGACGTAATTCTTGTCGATGATGCGAGCCATGACGAAACGTTTAGCGTTGCCAAACGCCTCGGTATCCCCGCGTTTCGTCATCCCATTAACCGCGGTTACGGCGGAAATCAGAAAACCTGTTACACCGAAGCGCTGCGTCGCAATGCCGAGATTGTGATTATGCTTCACCCTGATTATCAATATTCTCCAAAACTACTTGTCGCCATGGCAGGGATGATCGCCTACGGCGAATACGACGCAATCATCGCTTCGCGCATCCTCGGAAAAGGAGCGCTCCGCGGCGGTATGCCACTTTATAAATACTTTTTTAACCGCTGCCTGACATTTGCGCAGAACGTTTTAATGAGCCAGAAATTCTCCGAATACCACACCGGCTACCGCGCATTTCGCCGCGAGGTTTTAGCCGAACTGCCTCTGCTAGAAAATTCTGACGACTTTGTTTTTGATAACGAAATGCTCGCGCAGAGTTTGTACTTTGGCTTCAAAGTTGGTGAAATTAGCTGTCCGACACTCTACGCTCCAGAGTCGTCGTCAATTAATTTTAGCCGTAGCGTTACCTACGGTCTTGGCGTCCTTGGCGTGTCTTGGAAGTATTTTCTGGCAAAACAAGGTTTTGCGAGCTACGAGCTATTTTCCCGTGAAGGTAAGCGCTTGTCGCTAGATCCCGCGACCGATAATCTCTCGAATCGATCCAGCTCCGTCACGATCCAGTAA
- a CDS encoding zf-HC2 domain-containing protein — protein MESTTQKPNTSATSIVSSFVLTCRDVEDLSSLYLDGEMIDPLKIKFEAHLDACHDCKHLIEDLKLTSLLARELALKQIPAGVSSRLRQALKEKAGFNGEATGKSSATLKSHLKVVRA, from the coding sequence ATGGAAAGCACAACACAAAAGCCAAATACATCAGCAACTAGCATAGTTAGCTCCTTTGTTCTTACTTGCCGAGACGTTGAAGATCTATCCAGCCTCTACCTTGATGGGGAAATGATTGACCCGCTGAAGATTAAATTTGAAGCGCACTTAGACGCTTGTCATGACTGTAAACACTTAATCGAAGATTTAAAACTTACCTCACTACTTGCCCGCGAACTGGCCTTAAAACAAATCCCCGCCGGCGTAAGCTCACGCCTCCGCCAAGCTCTTAAGGAAAAAGCGGGATTTAATGGCGAAGCTACAGGGAAATCTAGTGCTACTTTAAAATCACACCTTAAAGTGGTAAGAGCATAG
- the mgtE gene encoding magnesium transporter — protein sequence MAETVEIQEKILDLQPENKLLQADQLESKLTTLRDQWADLEEVDRLRQFRNLPQYEALDFFNDMPVTEQATLIRFLSDAEAALYLRYLQPDDVADLIQTVPAEDRAHLESLLDDAALTEVRALLAYAEDAAGGLMSPRFARLRPDVTTDVAIRYLRIQTKKNLETLHYIYVLDSEQRLCGVVSFHELFAARDDAYVSEVMHPKVITVLDTDDQDTVAQVIAEHDLMALPVVDAEGRMRGIVTVDDIVDVLQEEATEDIQKLGGVQALHEPYLDVSFRTMVQKRGGWLSVLFIGELLTATAMGHFEDEIAKAVVLAMFVPLIISSGGNSGSQAATLIVRSLGIGELKLSDWGRVFRRELFSGLTLGFWLGSLGFLRVILWQFMGLYDFGAHYFLLGITVCFSLIGVVSFGTIVGSMLPFLLQRLKLDPATSSAPFVATLVDVTGLIIYFVMAALILSGTLL from the coding sequence ATGGCTGAAACAGTTGAAATTCAAGAGAAAATACTGGACCTGCAGCCAGAAAATAAGCTCCTGCAGGCTGACCAGCTCGAATCAAAGCTTACCACCTTACGCGACCAATGGGCGGACCTAGAAGAAGTCGACCGCTTGCGACAATTTCGTAACCTTCCTCAATACGAAGCACTAGATTTTTTTAACGATATGCCTGTTACTGAGCAGGCAACCTTAATTCGCTTTTTGTCAGATGCAGAAGCGGCACTTTATTTGCGCTATCTGCAACCGGATGACGTTGCCGACTTAATTCAGACAGTTCCTGCGGAAGATCGCGCCCATCTTGAATCCCTACTTGATGATGCTGCTTTGACGGAAGTGCGAGCACTTTTGGCGTATGCTGAAGATGCGGCCGGAGGGTTAATGAGTCCGCGCTTTGCGCGACTCCGTCCAGACGTTACAACTGATGTGGCGATTCGTTATTTACGAATTCAAACCAAGAAAAATCTGGAAACGCTGCATTATATTTACGTGCTTGATTCGGAGCAGCGACTTTGCGGAGTGGTTTCCTTTCATGAGCTTTTTGCGGCGCGGGATGATGCCTATGTCAGCGAGGTCATGCATCCGAAAGTAATTACCGTACTTGATACAGATGACCAGGACACGGTTGCGCAAGTGATTGCCGAACACGATCTGATGGCGCTTCCGGTTGTAGATGCCGAAGGGCGGATGCGCGGTATTGTGACGGTGGATGATATCGTCGACGTTTTACAAGAAGAGGCCACAGAAGATATCCAAAAACTTGGCGGTGTGCAGGCCCTGCATGAGCCGTATCTTGACGTCAGCTTTCGCACCATGGTGCAGAAGCGTGGGGGCTGGCTCTCTGTGCTTTTTATTGGAGAACTTTTAACGGCGACGGCGATGGGGCATTTTGAGGATGAAATCGCCAAAGCCGTGGTGCTGGCGATGTTTGTGCCACTGATTATCAGTAGTGGTGGAAATTCTGGCTCGCAGGCAGCGACATTGATTGTGAGATCACTTGGCATCGGTGAATTAAAGCTTAGTGATTGGGGGCGGGTGTTTAGGCGCGAATTATTTTCAGGATTGACCCTGGGATTTTGGTTAGGAAGTCTTGGCTTCCTACGTGTAATTCTTTGGCAATTCATGGGGCTTTATGATTTTGGGGCGCATTACTTCTTACTCGGTATTACAGTTTGTTTTAGTCTAATTGGCGTAGTTTCTTTTGGCACGATTGTAGGCAGTATGTTGCCGTTTCTTTTACAGCGTCTGAAACTTGACCCGGCGACTAGTTCAGCGCCTTTTGTGGCAACACTTGTCGACGTAACGGGCCTGATTATCTATTTTGTGATGGCAGCGCTGATTTTGTCAGGGACGCTGCTATGA
- a CDS encoding insulinase family protein: METAKFHQTTLSNGLTIIGEEKMSSQSVGLGFFVKTGARDETPDIAGVSHFLEHMMFKGTDKRSAIDINFAFGGIGAQANAYTSEESTVYYAAVLPEYLPELLDILSDMLRPKLDSGEFSTEKKVILEEIALYQDRPTHVLFESALRGYFSDHPAGNSVLGSHESISALPVEKMREYFNRRYSPKNIVLTASGNFNWEELTTLAAKLCGHWVGEKTARSTPQHRPTESRNQIVRKDQQLAHICMLGPGPSANAEFRYDLNVLATILGDHSGSQFYWQLVDKGLAESASFDINEMDGTGFFMAYASAEPDRIAEVESIARKIISQAVNFSDAELERAKTKVRTRMVLSSESAMRRLFAVGNEWLYRAAYRTVGEEIQRLAAVNKASIHKALEEYPFKPFHTATLSPRETL; the protein is encoded by the coding sequence ATGGAAACAGCAAAATTTCATCAAACAACGCTAAGTAATGGCCTGACGATCATCGGCGAAGAGAAAATGTCCTCACAAAGTGTGGGCCTTGGTTTTTTCGTTAAAACTGGTGCGCGTGACGAAACCCCAGATATTGCAGGAGTCTCGCACTTCCTTGAACACATGATGTTTAAAGGTACTGACAAACGTAGCGCAATTGATATCAATTTTGCATTCGGTGGAATTGGCGCGCAAGCTAATGCCTATACGAGTGAAGAATCTACAGTTTACTATGCTGCCGTCTTGCCGGAGTATTTACCCGAGCTTCTTGATATCTTGTCCGACATGCTGCGCCCCAAGCTTGACAGTGGGGAATTCTCGACAGAAAAGAAAGTCATTCTCGAAGAAATTGCCCTATATCAGGACCGCCCAACGCATGTGCTCTTTGAGTCGGCACTACGCGGATATTTTAGCGATCATCCGGCCGGAAATTCTGTGCTCGGCAGCCACGAGAGTATCAGTGCTCTACCTGTTGAGAAAATGCGTGAGTATTTTAACCGCCGCTATTCGCCAAAAAATATCGTGCTCACAGCTTCTGGGAATTTTAACTGGGAGGAGCTGACCACACTTGCCGCAAAACTCTGCGGACATTGGGTCGGAGAGAAAACCGCACGGAGCACTCCTCAGCATCGTCCCACTGAATCACGTAATCAGATTGTGCGTAAAGATCAGCAACTGGCCCATATCTGCATGCTCGGTCCAGGGCCAAGTGCCAACGCTGAATTCCGTTACGATCTAAACGTTTTGGCGACAATTCTTGGCGACCATTCAGGCTCGCAATTCTATTGGCAATTAGTCGATAAGGGCCTCGCCGAAAGTGCTTCCTTTGATATTAATGAAATGGACGGCACAGGGTTTTTTATGGCCTATGCAAGTGCTGAACCAGATCGCATCGCTGAAGTTGAATCGATTGCCCGTAAAATCATTAGTCAGGCCGTGAATTTCTCTGATGCCGAGCTTGAACGTGCCAAGACAAAGGTGCGCACGCGTATGGTGCTCTCGTCTGAAAGCGCAATGCGCCGGCTTTTTGCCGTGGGCAATGAATGGCTTTACCGCGCCGCGTATCGCACCGTCGGAGAAGAAATTCAAAGACTAGCTGCAGTGAATAAAGCAAGCATTCATAAAGCACTAGAGGAATACCCATTTAAACCATTTCATACAGCTACTTTGAGCCCACGCGAGACACTTTAG
- a CDS encoding insulinase family protein: protein MSNANLISRKQYSHTLKNGLTIVAEEIPHAESAAATLLVPIGSTCDPEGYAGITNMMVDMFSRGAGQWNSQELSAEFENLGIEHSESSGMELAVFSGALLSENLAKLFSLMATMILEPHFDSAELENAKALALQELLSLEDEPSSKVMVRLNEKFYPAPYGRLSRGTEAGIKAITSEALKTHHRKMFSPHGAVLGVSGKFDFPAVCAAIEKAFSAWTGDKQVINAPALATNSQVFHLPKDTNQLQIAFASPSVKANDPEYYAARVGVGILSGGMHGRLFIEVREKRGLVYRVSANHSSTSKHAGIFAYAGTTNKHAEETFAVMLKEMRGLSTNITEDEVKRSKADLKSRLVMQSDLSSARASQLAHDWWILGRLRTVTEVASEIDKVNLQMVMNYASHYPVSPITLVTLGSVELSLPN, encoded by the coding sequence ATGTCTAACGCGAATTTAATTTCAAGAAAACAATATTCTCACACCCTAAAAAATGGCCTGACCATCGTCGCCGAAGAAATCCCACACGCCGAATCCGCTGCCGCGACTCTACTTGTGCCAATTGGTAGCACCTGCGACCCCGAGGGCTATGCAGGGATCACTAATATGATGGTCGACATGTTTAGTCGTGGCGCCGGACAGTGGAATAGCCAAGAACTTAGCGCCGAATTTGAAAACCTCGGCATCGAACATAGCGAGTCCTCGGGCATGGAACTTGCTGTCTTTTCTGGCGCCTTATTGTCGGAGAACTTAGCAAAGCTTTTTTCTCTAATGGCTACAATGATTCTTGAGCCGCATTTTGACTCAGCCGAGTTAGAAAATGCCAAGGCCCTTGCTTTGCAAGAATTACTCAGCCTCGAAGACGAACCATCAAGTAAGGTGATGGTCCGACTTAACGAGAAATTTTATCCAGCTCCATACGGACGTCTTTCGCGCGGAACTGAAGCCGGAATTAAGGCAATTACTTCAGAGGCTTTAAAAACACATCATCGAAAGATGTTTAGTCCTCATGGTGCAGTGCTCGGAGTGAGCGGTAAATTTGATTTCCCTGCAGTTTGCGCTGCGATTGAAAAGGCATTTTCCGCTTGGACTGGTGATAAGCAGGTAATTAATGCACCAGCCCTGGCAACAAACTCCCAGGTTTTTCATCTACCTAAAGACACCAATCAACTGCAAATCGCTTTCGCTTCACCGAGCGTTAAGGCTAATGATCCTGAATACTACGCTGCACGTGTAGGCGTGGGCATTCTTTCGGGTGGTATGCATGGTAGGTTATTTATTGAAGTTCGCGAAAAGCGCGGACTAGTTTACCGTGTCTCTGCAAACCATAGCTCGACCTCAAAACATGCCGGGATTTTTGCCTATGCCGGCACTACCAATAAGCATGCTGAAGAAACTTTTGCCGTAATGCTTAAAGAAATGCGCGGCTTGAGTACTAATATCACTGAAGATGAAGTGAAGCGCTCCAAGGCTGACTTAAAATCGCGCCTCGTAATGCAATCAGATTTAAGCTCTGCGCGTGCTTCGCAACTAGCTCACGATTGGTGGATTCTTGGACGACTTAGAACAGTTACTGAAGTAGCTAGCGAAATCGATAAAGTTAATCTGCAGATGGTGATGAATTATGCTAGCCACTACCCGGTTAGCCCAATTACCTTAGTCACACTGGGAAGCGTTGAATTATCACTACCAAACTAA
- the uvrC gene encoding excinuclease ABC subunit UvrC: protein MSKVTSIRLQEIPKKPGVYLMRDQAGKVLYIGKAKNLFHRVRSYFASKDGVHGDGRYNIQFLMGLVDSLETIVTHDERQALVLEADLVRTYQPRYNIRLKDDKAHLLVRIDHSQEWPRLELVRKVERDGAEYLGPFPFAREVRTLLELIKRVVPLRTCSDKVMKNRVRPCLEYQIKRCAGPCCIAVAKADYAEWLAEAKAILQGQTREIQQRLELQMEFLSEELRYEEAAALRDRIELLKVYQKERPLDRFLAGEIDAWGIYREGDQAEIVNLRTRANRIQDVKSFELFNMQVPDDEILSTALTEFYLQADSYPEEILLPFKIELVGALREIISERKGGAVKISYPQRGKKHDFLLLADENARENFNARAYRASAIDQSLNLIREALGLEGMPRVIECIDIAHFQGESTVGAVVAFKDGIPEKSRYRLFKLAQEGKPNDFDSIYEVVRRHLSRLVAENALPDLLVIDGGREQLAKALEARDQVCTKTFPIIALAKERALKSHYESSQSGYRVRDRVFVPGVKVELNLAVNDPGLLMLGRIRDEAHRFVNASHRKSLRKKRVAT, encoded by the coding sequence GTGTCTAAAGTCACTTCAATTCGTCTTCAGGAAATCCCGAAAAAGCCGGGCGTGTATTTAATGCGCGATCAAGCCGGCAAGGTTCTTTACATTGGTAAGGCTAAAAATCTTTTTCATCGTGTGCGTAGCTACTTCGCGAGTAAAGACGGTGTGCATGGGGATGGCCGTTATAACATTCAGTTCTTGATGGGCTTAGTCGATTCTTTGGAGACGATTGTTACGCATGACGAAAGACAAGCACTGGTGCTTGAGGCCGATCTAGTCCGCACCTACCAGCCGCGTTACAACATCAGGCTTAAGGACGATAAGGCGCATTTGCTTGTGCGGATTGATCATAGTCAGGAGTGGCCGCGCCTTGAGCTTGTGCGCAAGGTCGAGCGTGACGGGGCTGAATATCTCGGACCATTTCCGTTTGCGCGTGAAGTGAGAACATTGTTGGAACTAATTAAGCGTGTTGTGCCGCTACGGACCTGCTCCGATAAGGTGATGAAAAATCGTGTGCGGCCGTGTCTTGAATATCAGATTAAGCGCTGTGCCGGGCCGTGCTGCATAGCCGTTGCGAAAGCTGATTATGCTGAGTGGCTGGCTGAGGCTAAGGCGATTCTTCAAGGCCAAACTCGGGAAATCCAGCAGCGACTTGAACTGCAAATGGAGTTTTTGAGCGAGGAACTTCGCTATGAAGAAGCAGCAGCGCTGCGTGACCGCATCGAACTTCTGAAGGTTTATCAAAAGGAGCGACCGCTTGATCGATTTTTAGCAGGCGAGATTGATGCCTGGGGGATATATCGCGAAGGAGACCAGGCCGAAATTGTAAACTTGCGCACGCGTGCGAATCGGATTCAGGATGTCAAATCGTTTGAGCTTTTTAATATGCAAGTGCCAGATGATGAGATTTTATCAACTGCGCTCACGGAGTTTTATTTGCAGGCGGATAGCTATCCTGAAGAGATATTATTACCATTTAAGATCGAGTTAGTCGGCGCTTTAAGAGAAATAATTTCTGAGCGCAAGGGTGGGGCGGTCAAGATTAGTTATCCACAACGTGGAAAGAAGCATGATTTTCTTTTGCTTGCTGATGAAAACGCTCGCGAGAATTTTAATGCACGAGCTTATCGAGCGAGTGCGATTGACCAGAGTTTGAATTTGATTCGAGAGGCGCTGGGATTGGAGGGCATGCCGCGGGTGATTGAGTGTATCGATATTGCGCATTTTCAAGGCGAGTCTACTGTTGGAGCCGTGGTTGCGTTTAAGGATGGAATTCCTGAGAAGTCGCGCTATCGACTCTTTAAATTAGCGCAGGAAGGTAAGCCGAATGATTTTGATTCGATTTATGAAGTAGTGCGACGGCATCTTTCGCGCTTGGTTGCTGAGAATGCATTACCGGACTTGCTTGTGATTGATGGTGGAAGGGAGCAATTAGCAAAGGCACTTGAGGCGCGTGATCAGGTTTGTACAAAGACTTTTCCGATAATTGCCCTTGCTAAGGAGCGAGCGCTTAAAAGTCATTATGAGTCGAGTCAAAGTGGATATCGGGTGCGGGACCGAGTTTTTGTGCCAGGTGTTAAAGTGGAACTAAATCTCGCCGTTAATGACCCGGGGCTATTAATGCTTGGGCGTATTCGCGACGAAGCTCATCGTTTTGTAAATGCCTCACATCGGAAATCATTGAGAAAAAAGCGCGTGGCAACGTGA
- the ligA gene encoding NAD-dependent DNA ligase LigA translates to MTVANKHKLNIKPEIVNRIKELRALIEEANRRYYLEDRPAISDAEYDKLFRELEALEHEYPSLSDPDSPTLRVGHRVIDKTFSPAPHREPMLSLANAFGVEELNDFFARSEKDLGRTDLEYTVEYKFDGLSLELVYEEGKLTLAATRGDGKIGENVTRNAYQIKNIPHSIRTPIARLEVRGEVMIDTKNFVELNNRRLAADEPQFANARNAAAGSLRQLDASVTRQRELVFFAYQVLSSEALPIKSQIDAQRLLEDLGFNVQDNWFATTAKQKIIDFYQTTEQIRDELPYEIDGLVVKISDFSLQEQYGFRSRSPRWAVAVKFAPREAVTKLNEITIQVGRTGVLTPVAELEPVRLSGVLVKRATLHNREEIERKDIRIGDTVLVRRQGDVIPAVVQVYPEKRSGKEKKFEYPTHCPECNSAVKLTETGIQVFCPNQHCPARIEERIRHFVSKKGFDIESLGDKLVTQLLESGLVQKIPDLFTLDRGRLLELERMGEKSVTQLLDTIEARKHISLSRFIYALGLRFVGERTAELLADRFQDLDKLRHASEEELLSVEEVGPKIAISIRQFFHDQNEVELIEELLARGVVIEVVERAQTGNFVGQVVLFTGGLEKLSRDQAKQLVEAQGGRVANSISKSVTLVVAGSDAGSKLEKAQNLGIKIINESEFLARV, encoded by the coding sequence ATGACCGTAGCGAACAAGCACAAACTCAATATTAAGCCGGAAATAGTTAACCGGATAAAAGAGCTACGTGCTTTAATCGAGGAAGCAAATCGCCGCTATTATCTCGAAGACCGCCCAGCGATTTCTGACGCTGAATACGATAAACTTTTTCGTGAACTTGAAGCGCTCGAGCATGAATATCCCAGTCTGTCAGACCCAGATTCGCCAACTCTCAGGGTTGGTCATCGCGTAATTGATAAGACTTTTTCTCCCGCGCCACATCGCGAGCCGATGCTTTCGCTTGCCAATGCCTTTGGAGTTGAGGAGCTGAATGATTTTTTTGCGCGCTCTGAAAAGGACCTTGGGCGCACTGACCTTGAATACACCGTTGAATATAAGTTTGATGGTTTGAGCTTAGAGCTTGTCTATGAAGAGGGTAAGCTAACACTTGCCGCCACGCGTGGCGATGGGAAAATTGGTGAAAATGTAACGCGTAACGCTTACCAGATCAAAAATATTCCTCACTCTATTCGAACACCGATTGCACGGCTGGAAGTGCGTGGTGAAGTCATGATCGATACGAAAAATTTCGTAGAGCTCAATAATCGACGCCTCGCCGCTGATGAGCCGCAGTTTGCCAATGCACGAAACGCAGCAGCCGGGAGTTTGCGACAACTTGATGCAAGTGTTACCCGCCAGCGTGAACTTGTGTTTTTCGCTTATCAGGTGCTTAGTTCAGAAGCATTGCCGATTAAGTCTCAAATTGATGCGCAACGTTTGCTAGAAGACCTTGGATTTAATGTGCAAGATAACTGGTTTGCGACTACAGCAAAGCAAAAAATCATCGACTTTTATCAAACTACTGAACAAATTCGCGACGAATTACCTTACGAGATTGATGGACTTGTTGTGAAAATTTCAGACTTTAGTCTCCAGGAGCAGTACGGTTTTCGTAGTCGTAGCCCACGTTGGGCTGTGGCCGTCAAATTTGCTCCGCGTGAAGCAGTTACTAAATTAAACGAAATTACGATTCAAGTTGGTCGCACGGGAGTTTTAACACCGGTTGCAGAGCTAGAGCCGGTGAGACTAAGTGGAGTTTTAGTCAAGCGTGCAACGCTACACAACCGTGAAGAAATCGAAAGAAAAGATATTCGTATCGGTGACACTGTGTTGGTTCGCCGTCAAGGTGACGTGATCCCTGCAGTTGTGCAAGTCTACCCAGAAAAGCGTAGTGGCAAGGAAAAAAAATTCGAATATCCGACGCATTGCCCGGAATGCAATTCCGCAGTGAAACTCACAGAGACTGGTATTCAAGTTTTTTGCCCGAATCAGCACTGCCCAGCGCGGATTGAAGAGCGGATTCGACACTTTGTCTCAAAAAAAGGTTTTGACATTGAATCGCTGGGCGACAAACTCGTTACGCAACTATTAGAATCAGGACTAGTGCAGAAAATCCCCGACCTTTTCACGCTGGACCGTGGGCGTTTACTTGAACTTGAGCGGATGGGTGAAAAATCAGTAACGCAATTACTTGATACGATTGAAGCGCGTAAGCACATTAGTTTGTCACGATTCATCTATGCTTTAGGACTGCGTTTTGTAGGAGAGCGAACTGCAGAATTATTAGCCGATCGCTTTCAAGACTTAGACAAGCTTAGGCACGCAAGCGAGGAGGAGCTATTAAGCGTTGAAGAAGTCGGTCCAAAAATTGCCATTTCTATTCGCCAATTTTTTCACGATCAGAACGAAGTTGAGCTGATTGAAGAATTACTTGCCCGGGGCGTTGTGATTGAAGTAGTAGAACGCGCGCAAACTGGGAATTTTGTAGGGCAAGTCGTACTTTTTACTGGTGGACTGGAAAAACTGAGTCGCGACCAGGCAAAGCAACTTGTCGAAGCACAAGGTGGGCGCGTGGCTAATAGCATTTCTAAGTCCGTAACGCTAGTTGTTGCAGGAAGTGATGCGGGGTCGAAGCTCGAAAAAGCCCAGAATCTTGGGATTAAAATCATTAACGAGAGTGAGTTTTTAGCTCGTGTCTAA